The Egibacteraceae bacterium genome contains a region encoding:
- a CDS encoding DUF58 domain-containing protein, whose protein sequence is MSTLLDPAVVGRLRRLRFVTHRPVTGRYTGAHVSRRHGTSLDFADYRAYVPGDDPRWVDAQAYARLGRLLTKRYEAEYEAALRIVVDTSASMGFGGKTGALRAVGAGLATVALGGGDRVRVLLAGADTDAGPWLRGARGLAQAQLRLVGAGPAGAADVGAGVRRARAEGPRGPVVLVSDLLFDGWEDVVTELAGGEGILVHLLGRADMEPEVRGDLRLVDVETGAEVEVAVGERALDDYARARDTWLDEVERAATGRGVVYARHLDDEPIEDFLAVTLTRLQVLR, encoded by the coding sequence ATGAGCACCCTGCTCGACCCTGCGGTGGTCGGTCGCCTGAGGCGTCTGCGGTTCGTGACCCACCGCCCCGTCACGGGCCGCTACACCGGGGCGCACGTGTCCCGGCGCCACGGCACGTCGCTGGACTTCGCCGACTACCGCGCCTACGTCCCCGGCGACGACCCCCGCTGGGTGGACGCGCAGGCCTACGCCCGCCTCGGGCGGCTGCTCACCAAGCGCTACGAGGCCGAGTACGAGGCAGCGCTGCGGATCGTCGTGGACACCTCCGCCTCGATGGGGTTCGGCGGCAAGACCGGCGCGCTGCGCGCCGTCGGGGCCGGACTGGCCACCGTTGCGCTGGGCGGCGGCGACCGGGTGCGCGTGCTGCTCGCCGGGGCTGACACCGACGCCGGGCCCTGGCTGCGGGGGGCGCGGGGGCTGGCCCAGGCCCAGCTGCGGCTGGTCGGCGCCGGCCCGGCCGGCGCCGCCGACGTGGGGGCCGGCGTGCGCCGCGCCAGGGCGGAGGGGCCCCGGGGGCCGGTGGTGCTGGTCAGCGACCTGCTCTTCGACGGCTGGGAGGACGTCGTGACCGAGCTGGCGGGCGGCGAGGGGATCCTCGTGCACCTGCTGGGGCGGGCCGACATGGAACCCGAGGTGCGCGGTGACCTGCGCCTGGTCGACGTCGAGACCGGCGCGGAGGTCGAGGTCGCGGTGGGTGAGCGGGCCCTGGACGACTATGCCCGCGCCCGCGACACCTGGCTCGACGAGGTGGAGCGCGCCGCCACCGGGCGCGGGGTGGTCTACGCCCGCCACCTCGACGACGAGCCGATCGAGGACTTCCTGGCGGTGACCCTCACCCGGCTGCAGGTGCTGCGGTGA